Proteins co-encoded in one Clostridia bacterium genomic window:
- a CDS encoding helix-turn-helix transcriptional regulator: MNNIFNYQLSDDTIVFTDTLKKGSPCIAKTPRNHESIFLVTNGTLLYENGDTKEVIETGQVGYIARGASDKSSAYLCEDVSYIAVNFSFDKGNKSPTKTLPFKTLCSQGLVYNYEKLFKDALNHYALKTPGYITICNGYVMQIIGYLYNEYNTDIAKYTKMQRIEAGIQYLNKHYDSPELKISDLADKVYMSEKHFRRIFYDVYNQTPYEYLQKLRINKAEILLLYTSKKISDIALQCGFSDIYSFSHCFKKHTGISPTEYRISHI; the protein is encoded by the coding sequence GTGAACAATATTTTTAACTATCAACTCTCTGATGACACCATTGTTTTTACTGACACACTGAAAAAAGGTTCCCCGTGTATTGCTAAAACTCCAAGAAACCACGAAAGTATTTTCTTGGTTACAAACGGAACTTTGTTATATGAAAATGGGGATACGAAAGAAGTAATAGAGACCGGTCAGGTTGGCTACATTGCAAGAGGAGCATCAGATAAAAGCTCGGCGTATTTATGTGAGGATGTTTCGTATATAGCTGTTAACTTTTCGTTTGACAAAGGAAATAAATCACCCACAAAAACACTTCCGTTTAAAACACTTTGCTCTCAGGGACTCGTCTATAATTATGAAAAGTTATTTAAAGATGCATTGAATCATTATGCTTTGAAAACTCCGGGGTATATCACAATATGTAATGGCTATGTTATGCAAATAATAGGTTATTTATATAATGAGTATAATACTGATATTGCAAAATACACAAAAATGCAACGGATAGAAGCCGGAATTCAATATTTGAATAAACACTATGATTCTCCGGAATTAAAAATAAGTGATCTGGCAGATAAAGTATATATGAGCGAAAAACATTTCAGGCGAATCTTTTATGATGTATATAACCAGACGCCCTATGAATATTTACAGAAACTTCGTATAAATAAAGCTGAAATTTTATTATTATATACATCAAAAAAAATATCAGATATTGCACTGCAATGTGGATTTAGTGATATTTACAGTTTTAGTCATTGCTTTAAAAAACATACCGGAATTTCTCCGACTGAATACAGGATATCCCATATATGA
- a CDS encoding SDR family oxidoreductase — protein sequence MLKGNKAIVTGASRGIGFAIAKELAKNGCSVVITGRNIETLQQAAEKMEGNVIPMVWDASKVEIADSKINEAATLMGGLDIVVNNAGIFAQRSEWNKKTLLETTVNEWESVMKTNTSSIFFTMQSAVKYMLENNIKGNILNVTSVAGYEPVYGAYGASKIASTGLTRGWGKMFANDGITINGIAPGPVATEMNNWHEGDPMNHARIPFGRFATIEEIASLSMYLLSKEAEMVCGETVVLDGAYAIR from the coding sequence ATGTTAAAAGGAAATAAAGCAATCGTTACAGGAGCAAGCAGGGGTATAGGTTTTGCAATAGCGAAAGAGCTTGCAAAAAACGGATGCAGTGTTGTAATTACAGGAAGAAACATTGAAACTCTGCAACAAGCAGCAGAAAAAATGGAGGGAAATGTTATTCCGATGGTCTGGGATGCTTCTAAAGTTGAAATAGCTGACAGTAAAATCAACGAAGCCGCAACGCTTATGGGCGGTCTTGATATAGTTGTAAATAACGCAGGTATATTTGCTCAGCGCAGTGAATGGAACAAAAAAACACTTTTAGAAACTACAGTTAACGAGTGGGAGTCTGTTATGAAGACAAACACAAGCTCTATATTTTTTACAATGCAGTCAGCAGTGAAATATATGCTTGAAAATAACATAAAGGGTAATATATTGAATGTAACCTCCGTGGCAGGCTACGAGCCTGTATACGGTGCATACGGAGCATCAAAAATCGCATCAACAGGGCTTACAAGAGGCTGGGGTAAAATGTTCGCAAATGACGGAATCACAATAAACGGAATTGCACCCGGACCTGTTGCAACTGAAATGAACAACTGGCATGAGGGAGACCCCATGAATCACGCCCGTATCCCCTTTGGAAGATTTGCAACAATTGAAGAGATTGCAAGTCTTTCGATGTACCTTTTGAGCAAAGAAGCAGAAATGGTTTGCGGAGAAACGGTAGTTTTAGACGGTGCATATGCAATTCGCTGA
- a CDS encoding glycyl-radical enzyme activating protein codes for MKTATFFDIERNSFVDGPGIRTTVFFKGCNLRCKWCHNPESQNFKKEILFYQNKCTGCGRCEDLSVDNEKFFCLNDAKKICGQEYSVENILKEVLKDKSFYQTSGGGVTFSGGECMLHIDFLKEILQKCKENDIHTAVDTAGNVPWHYFEKIMSCTDLFLYDVKCFSEQLHKTGTGITNELILENLKKLSDKFKGDIIIRIPVVTGFNDDTEEMKRIADFLKGIRTKAVELLPYHKMGEHKYEALGIKCFEYAIPEKENIEKYKKILNI; via the coding sequence ATAAAAACAGCGACATTTTTTGATATTGAGCGAAATTCATTTGTGGACGGTCCCGGCATCCGCACGACTGTGTTTTTCAAAGGTTGTAACTTAAGATGTAAGTGGTGTCATAATCCTGAAAGTCAGAATTTCAAAAAAGAAATACTATTTTACCAAAATAAGTGCACCGGTTGCGGCAGATGTGAAGATTTATCTGTGGATAATGAAAAGTTTTTCTGTTTGAACGATGCAAAAAAAATCTGTGGACAAGAATATAGTGTTGAAAATATTTTAAAAGAAGTCTTAAAGGATAAATCATTTTACCAAACCTCCGGCGGCGGTGTTACATTCTCTGGTGGTGAATGTATGTTACATATTGATTTCTTAAAAGAAATTTTGCAAAAATGTAAAGAAAATGATATTCATACCGCGGTTGATACAGCTGGTAATGTGCCGTGGCATTATTTTGAAAAGATAATGTCCTGTACCGATTTGTTTCTTTACGATGTAAAGTGTTTTTCAGAACAATTGCATAAAACAGGAACGGGGATTACAAATGAGCTTATTTTAGAAAATCTGAAAAAACTTTCGGATAAATTTAAAGGCGACATTATAATAAGAATACCGGTGGTAACAGGGTTTAATGATGATACTGAGGAAATGAAGAGAATTGCTGATTTTCTTAAAGGTATTAGAACTAAAGCGGTTGAACTTTTGCCGTATCACAAAATGGGCGAGCATAAATATGAAGCACTTGGTATTAAATGCTTTGAATATGCAATCCCCGAAAAAGAAAATATAGAAAAATACAAAAAAATATTAAATATATAA
- a CDS encoding S-layer homology domain-containing protein yields the protein MKKRIAFILIFVMIISVLPVYASKTSEQEFVTETFKGEIIISHTDAETTGKWSETAAVKGYDGGTTLWANGKGHSITYSIPDIKAGNYELYNWVCPHNFNAPTIEGTVKCKDAEIRVAQHQKIEEGESLAPGWVSMGVFAFTGNGEESVTFTTKNETIRTSAVKLVPTDKAVTVFDKQEISAADAYSHEIEAKVSGKMTWTEGWEYSSSLKNPTLSAPDSLWIAGKGEEAQVHYYPLLEKPCKVKVTVYMLYWAKNQTDKIKYEVFHNGKVDEFYLNPLDYTENTWVTLGEFDFSGKAESEFLRVSCVKNENEILNTRASTVVFEVLGEKPEYIYMSPHYDDAKVLENAINKYNEQWEMVVPLNKFADMTEHWAHYDVEYMANEGLIAGKGESTFDPDANITRAEYLTILDRAMGYELTTGETFSDVPQDSWYATYIATAKANGLLEGLPTSDGFKPNSPITREDMALFTYNAIKATKKNDEWVAKLPADFAKFTDTSEISDYAKQALEYLVQTGIIKGMTETTIAPKGNATRAQGAVILKRFMQFFVWAGPPTDQEWVMTFNDEFNGDSLDWGVWRSEASAPGHILSSRWPENIVVRDGDLRLEIRKEEREGSTWTAGSVWVRPEVFGQAYGYWEARYKIAKGHAINNAFWTITSLAPQAKGTTDQFELDINEGHYPNAVNMTLHSFETGKIVSTGQTYYSEYDLSVDYHTYALLWTPETLYFYFDGEVKATMPSKNAHLRQFPYLSSAVLNKVFAVSDESDGTAQVIDYVRVWQKKEDAANPELTFIGQPLQNVGPSDAGPSAEKKPAATTDPDIETTEVFTKDQIVDNKEYKGEIIIEPVLSEDAWQESTAIQNYDGGSHKWIKAKGAKISFPLKDVSEGKYKIYMWRLPHAFNGSQMDMILTQNGEKVLAGSLAVKPEEGENAEPGWILLGEHTLTGDKTAEISFTSTGDTLRASAIKLVPVK from the coding sequence ATGAAAAAACGAATTGCTTTCATTCTGATTTTTGTCATGATTATTTCGGTTCTTCCGGTTTATGCAAGCAAAACCTCAGAGCAAGAATTTGTGACAGAAACTTTCAAAGGCGAAATTATTATTTCGCATACAGATGCGGAAACAACAGGCAAATGGAGCGAAACTGCTGCAGTAAAAGGCTATGATGGTGGCACAACATTATGGGCAAATGGCAAAGGTCACAGCATAACTTACAGCATTCCCGATATCAAAGCAGGAAATTACGAGCTTTACAACTGGGTTTGCCCTCATAATTTTAATGCGCCTACCATAGAAGGTACTGTTAAATGCAAGGATGCCGAAATTCGCGTGGCGCAGCACCAGAAAATTGAAGAAGGTGAATCACTTGCACCCGGATGGGTCAGCATGGGTGTGTTTGCATTTACGGGCAACGGCGAAGAGAGTGTTACATTTACAACAAAAAATGAAACCATCCGCACCAGTGCTGTGAAATTAGTTCCTACAGACAAAGCGGTTACTGTCTTTGACAAGCAGGAAATTTCCGCTGCAGATGCATATTCCCATGAAATCGAAGCAAAAGTAAGCGGTAAAATGACATGGACTGAGGGTTGGGAATATTCAAGCTCACTTAAAAACCCCACCTTGAGTGCACCCGACTCCTTGTGGATTGCAGGCAAAGGTGAAGAGGCTCAGGTTCATTATTATCCTTTGCTCGAAAAGCCCTGCAAGGTTAAAGTTACTGTTTATATGCTCTATTGGGCAAAAAATCAGACCGACAAAATTAAATACGAAGTCTTTCACAACGGAAAAGTTGACGAATTTTATTTAAATCCTCTTGATTATACCGAAAACACATGGGTAACCTTGGGCGAATTTGATTTTTCGGGAAAAGCCGAATCTGAATTTTTAAGAGTTTCATGTGTCAAAAATGAGAACGAAATATTAAACACCCGTGCTTCTACCGTTGTGTTTGAAGTATTAGGTGAAAAGCCGGAATACATCTATATGTCCCCTCATTATGACGATGCAAAGGTTTTGGAAAATGCAATAAACAAATACAATGAGCAGTGGGAAATGGTTGTGCCTTTAAACAAATTTGCTGACATGACAGAGCATTGGGCACACTATGATGTTGAATACATGGCAAACGAGGGCTTGATTGCAGGCAAAGGCGAGAGCACATTTGACCCGGATGCAAATATTACCCGTGCAGAATACTTAACAATCTTAGACCGTGCAATGGGCTATGAACTTACAACAGGCGAAACTTTCTCCGATGTTCCGCAAGACAGTTGGTATGCAACATACATTGCAACCGCAAAAGCCAACGGCTTACTGGAAGGCTTGCCGACAAGTGACGGCTTTAAACCGAACAGCCCCATCACTCGTGAGGACATGGCACTCTTTACATATAATGCGATTAAAGCCACAAAGAAAAATGATGAATGGGTAGCAAAACTCCCTGCTGATTTTGCAAAATTCACCGACACATCTGAAATTTCAGACTATGCAAAGCAGGCACTTGAATACTTAGTTCAGACAGGCATTATAAAAGGAATGACAGAAACAACCATTGCGCCCAAAGGCAATGCAACCCGTGCGCAGGGTGCAGTTATCTTGAAAAGATTTATGCAATTTTTCGTTTGGGCAGGGCCCCCGACAGACCAAGAATGGGTAATGACATTCAACGATGAATTCAACGGAGATTCTTTAGACTGGGGTGTATGGCGTTCTGAAGCCTCAGCTCCCGGACACATTCTCTCATCACGCTGGCCTGAAAATATTGTTGTAAGAGATGGTGATTTAAGACTTGAAATCCGAAAGGAAGAACGTGAAGGTTCTACATGGACAGCAGGCAGTGTCTGGGTAAGACCTGAAGTGTTCGGTCAGGCATATGGTTACTGGGAAGCAAGATACAAAATTGCAAAAGGCCATGCCATAAACAATGCATTCTGGACAATTACGAGCCTTGCACCTCAAGCAAAAGGTACCACTGACCAGTTTGAACTTGATATCAACGAAGGTCACTACCCCAATGCTGTGAACATGACACTTCACTCCTTTGAAACCGGGAAAATCGTTTCAACAGGTCAGACCTATTACTCAGAATATGATTTGTCGGTTGACTATCACACCTACGCATTGCTTTGGACGCCCGAAACATTATATTTCTATTTTGATGGTGAAGTCAAAGCAACAATGCCGAGTAAGAATGCTCATTTAAGACAGTTCCCTTACCTTTCTTCTGCGGTACTTAACAAAGTTTTTGCAGTATCTGATGAATCAGACGGTACTGCACAGGTGATTGACTATGTTCGCGTGTGGCAGAAAAAAGAAGATGCCGCTAATCCCGAACTTACCTTTATCGGTCAGCCTTTACAAAACGTAGGTCCGTCAGATGCAGGTCCCTCTGCAGAAAAAAAGCCTGCAGCAACTACCGATCCTGATATAGAAACAACCGAAGTCTTTACAAAAGACCAGATTGTTGACAACAAGGAATATAAAGGTGAAATAATCATCGAGCCCGTCCTTTCGGAAGATGCATGGCAGGAATCCACCGCAATTCAGAATTACGATGGCGGAAGTCACAAATGGATTAAGGCAAAAGGTGCCAAAATCTCATTCCCCTTAAAAGATGTTTCCGAAGGCAAATACAAAATTTATATGTGGAGATTGCCCCACGCCTTCAACGGTTCACAGATGGATATGATTTTAACGCAGAATGGTGAAAAAGTATTAGCAGGCTCACTGGCAGTCAAACCGGAAGAAGGTGAAAATGCAGAACCCGGGTGGATACTTTTGGGCGAGCATACATTAACAGGTGATAAAACTGCTGAAATCAGCTTCACCTCCACAGGAGATACCCTAAGAGCTTCTGCAATCAAATTAGTTCCTGTAAAATAA
- a CDS encoding AraC family ligand binding domain-containing protein has protein sequence MLKAVSLNFQNTVVDFLFYQYDNGEIQAHDKSKFHKHMNFEIHFAFNGSYEYEFADRKILLNQNHMLIIPPGVLHKAVDGSDIEYEFKVLTVKFSSDRPDGFYQFFTSAFQQRVLESIKLQDEVMNDVLSLYSVIDAESYLQSVYLNSCASKVVYDLCNLLTDDKDKCLTETEKHLEVEIENLVNNTNMSLSDIANEINYSTRQTGRLIKQIYGKSLREIREDFK, from the coding sequence ATGTTAAAAGCTGTTTCGTTAAATTTTCAAAACACAGTCGTTGATTTTCTGTTTTATCAATATGATAACGGCGAGATACAAGCTCACGATAAGTCGAAATTTCACAAGCATATGAATTTTGAAATTCATTTTGCATTTAACGGTTCTTATGAATATGAATTTGCCGACAGGAAAATTTTACTGAATCAAAATCATATGCTCATTATACCGCCCGGCGTATTGCATAAGGCGGTTGACGGTTCTGACATCGAATACGAGTTTAAAGTATTGACAGTGAAATTTTCATCCGACAGACCGGACGGATTTTATCAATTTTTCACTTCAGCCTTTCAGCAACGTGTGTTGGAAAGCATCAAACTTCAGGATGAAGTCATGAATGATGTTTTAAGTTTATATTCTGTGATTGATGCGGAAAGTTACCTGCAAAGCGTTTATTTAAACAGTTGTGCATCGAAGGTTGTTTATGATTTGTGTAATTTGCTGACCGATGATAAAGATAAATGCCTAACCGAAACAGAAAAGCATTTAGAAGTGGAAATAGAAAATTTGGTTAATAATACGAACATGTCTTTGTCGGATATTGCAAATGAGATAAATTATTCAACCAGACAAACGGGAAGACTTATAAAGCAAATTTACGGTAAATCGCTTAGAGAAATACGGGAGGATTTTAAATGA
- a CDS encoding nicotinamide mononucleotide transporter: MSRMKYKKEKLSYYIFGISFLLILIEIIHYKPSPLLFIPLLVSAFVMFLQSRVNRYAFVVGAINSVLYAVAYVKMSLYATALYALLISCPLQIITFVNWNRYTKQSKTELRRMSGKSRIKLFGGMLAVWVLLYMIFSGLNSQYLLLDNSNAVLGMITTILCTLRFKEYTLLQIFTGIIGMLTYLMMLDEDPSIIIWVIQTANSIVCTLLAWVNMNEKESTQSI; the protein is encoded by the coding sequence ATGAGTAGAATGAAATACAAAAAAGAAAAACTGTCCTATTACATATTCGGGATTTCATTTTTACTCATATTAATTGAAATCATTCATTATAAGCCGTCTCCGCTTTTATTTATACCTTTGCTTGTGTCTGCATTCGTCATGTTTTTGCAGTCAAGAGTAAATCGCTATGCGTTTGTTGTCGGGGCAATTAATTCGGTTTTATATGCAGTTGCTTATGTGAAAATGTCTTTATATGCAACAGCGTTGTATGCACTTTTGATATCTTGTCCGCTGCAAATCATAACCTTTGTGAATTGGAACAGATATACAAAACAAAGCAAAACCGAATTGAGAAGAATGTCAGGCAAATCAAGGATAAAGCTTTTTGGTGGAATGCTCGCTGTTTGGGTGCTTCTGTATATGATTTTTTCTGGATTGAATTCACAGTATTTGCTGCTGGATAACAGTAATGCGGTTTTGGGAATGATAACCACAATTCTTTGTACATTGCGTTTTAAAGAATATACGCTTTTACAGATATTCACAGGCATAATTGGCATGCTCACTTATTTAATGATGCTTGATGAGGATCCGTCTATAATTATCTGGGTAATCCAGACGGCAAATTCGATCGTGTGCACATTGCTTGCCTGGGTGAATATGAATGAAAAGGAGAGTACGCAAAGCATTTAG
- a CDS encoding helix-turn-helix transcriptional regulator — MIFYRIQLKGVPKIKYALHKGVANYRHEFNRIKNYLEVCLIDDGAPTIVDLCDGSFIAEKDTLIGLTQDMNLCAHSKEESVHRCIGVNVEYAEQRFDSEKLSDHELKEIIEHSKKDGEFLIPIQVHLEEALPQVKTMMRKITRAHHSQNTGNWADSVSGWFELMAFLTRFTVVRLLSEHLKLSPAQYRYVEEIKRYIHHHASEKIYIKNIADSLSLSESYIHRLFRTATGHTLSFYINSIKIKNAAEYIQKYNASASDAARSVGIEDSLYFSRLFKKHYNISVTEYKKQIKLF; from the coding sequence ATGATTTTTTACCGTATACAGCTAAAAGGTGTACCCAAAATAAAATACGCCCTTCACAAGGGCGTTGCAAATTACCGACATGAATTCAACAGAATAAAAAATTACCTTGAAGTGTGCCTCATTGATGATGGTGCACCAACCATTGTAGACTTATGCGATGGCTCGTTCATTGCAGAAAAAGACACGCTTATAGGACTTACTCAGGACATGAATTTGTGTGCCCATTCAAAAGAGGAATCCGTGCACAGATGTATTGGTGTAAATGTTGAATATGCGGAGCAGCGTTTTGACAGCGAGAAGCTTTCTGATCATGAACTTAAAGAAATCATAGAGCATTCCAAAAAAGACGGTGAGTTTTTAATCCCCATACAGGTTCATCTTGAAGAAGCACTTCCACAGGTTAAAACCATGATGCGTAAAATAACAAGGGCACATCACTCGCAAAACACGGGGAATTGGGCAGACTCTGTTTCGGGATGGTTTGAGCTTATGGCTTTTCTCACCCGTTTTACGGTTGTCAGACTTCTGTCCGAGCATTTAAAGCTTTCGCCCGCACAATATCGTTATGTCGAAGAAATAAAGCGGTATATTCATCATCATGCCTCAGAAAAAATATACATAAAGAATATAGCTGACAGTCTTTCGCTTTCTGAAAGCTATATTCATCGTCTGTTCAGAACTGCAACGGGTCATACCCTATCCTTTTACATCAACAGTATAAAAATTAAAAATGCCGCTGAGTATATTCAGAAATACAATGCTTCAGCTTCAGATGCGGCAAGGTCAGTAGGGATTGAAGATTCCCTTTATTTCAGCCGTTTATTCAAAAAACATTACAACATCAGTGTTACCGAATACAAAAAACAGATAAAATTATTTTAG